The following coding sequences are from one Epilithonimonas vandammei window:
- a CDS encoding GLPGLI family protein, which produces MISLKKISILLTFFLFAIIHSQTEKQDSLIADFTYLMRGKIYKSTPTYIHEELFSLQVIKDRAFFISEKSLKFDSIFQSEFQKVSRGGTAAGIDFRGKSFPKSKFKYAIIQSSKSIQYFENIGMSLLSYNEPIITNWKLTNESKTINSLTCKKAEVNYKGRNWIAWYSTEIPLSYGPYKFTGLPGLIIKISDESGDYDFELVKSVSSTEIKGKILTINKRRYEGAKETTFDDLQVAKKNFNENLIGTLANSETTIAPGSIENLRNIQKQKLQDLNDQNSIELAK; this is translated from the coding sequence ATGATTAGTTTAAAAAAAATTTCAATACTTCTAACGTTCTTTTTATTTGCGATAATACATTCTCAAACTGAAAAACAAGATTCACTTATTGCTGATTTTACATATTTGATGAGAGGGAAAATATATAAATCAACACCAACTTATATACATGAAGAGCTTTTTTCTTTACAGGTTATAAAGGATCGTGCATTTTTTATTAGTGAAAAATCATTAAAATTTGATTCTATATTCCAGAGTGAATTTCAAAAAGTTAGTAGAGGTGGAACCGCTGCGGGAATAGATTTCAGGGGTAAATCGTTTCCAAAATCAAAATTTAAATATGCAATAATTCAATCCAGTAAAAGCATTCAATATTTTGAAAATATTGGAATGTCTTTGCTTTCATATAATGAGCCAATAATAACAAATTGGAAACTTACTAATGAATCAAAAACTATAAATTCATTAACTTGTAAAAAAGCTGAAGTTAATTACAAAGGAAGAAACTGGATTGCGTGGTATTCAACTGAAATCCCTCTTTCTTATGGACCATATAAATTTACAGGATTACCAGGATTAATTATCAAAATATCTGACGAAAGTGGAGATTATGATTTTGAACTTGTAAAATCTGTTTCAAGTACTGAAATAAAAGGAAAAATTTTGACAATAAATAAACGCAGATATGAAGGAGCAAAAGAAACAACTTTTGATGATTTACAAGTGGCAAAAAAGAATTTTAATGAGAATCTAATCGGAACATTGGCAAATTCCGAAACAACAATTGCACCAGGATCAATTGAGAATTTGCGAAATATTCAAAAACAAAAACTGCAAGATCTTAATGACCAAAATTCAATAGAATTGGCTAAATAA
- a CDS encoding tyrosine-type recombinase/integrase: MLGRSQSTFQNYSRHVAAVSLHFGKIPTELDPEQIHDYLFYLQKKSKSPSQSYFKHTVYGLRFLLKSEGLSYDFLSLPEIKREKKLPVVLSKQEVWQMLSGCKLLKHKILIGILYGCGLRCMEVRNLRLCDLDFDRKQLKVVQGKGKKDRYLPLSEHLIRGLKKYIEAEKPEDYLFGEPRGNRAGGEFDSRYSQRGVQWAVKQASKTANILKEVSVHTLRHSFATHLLEDGMDILSIKNLLGHESIDTTLIYLQIAQLSTQKLFSPLDTLFSEFGKK, encoded by the coding sequence GTGTTGGGAAGAAGCCAAAGTACCTTTCAAAATTACTCCAGACACGTCGCTGCGGTGTCGCTACATTTCGGAAAAATTCCTACAGAATTGGATCCCGAGCAAATTCACGATTACCTTTTTTATCTACAGAAAAAATCTAAATCACCTTCACAGTCGTACTTTAAACATACCGTTTACGGGCTTCGGTTTCTGCTAAAATCGGAAGGTTTAAGCTATGATTTTTTGAGTCTTCCGGAAATTAAAAGAGAGAAAAAACTGCCTGTAGTTCTCAGTAAACAGGAGGTTTGGCAGATGCTTTCGGGGTGTAAGCTTTTAAAGCATAAAATCTTAATCGGGATTCTTTACGGTTGCGGATTGCGATGTATGGAAGTTCGAAATCTGCGTTTGTGCGACTTAGATTTTGACAGAAAACAACTCAAAGTGGTTCAGGGAAAAGGAAAAAAAGACCGTTATTTGCCACTTTCCGAGCATTTGATTCGGGGACTCAAAAAGTATATCGAAGCGGAAAAACCGGAAGATTATCTCTTTGGAGAACCTCGTGGAAACCGTGCCGGCGGAGAGTTTGATTCCCGCTACTCACAGCGCGGCGTTCAGTGGGCGGTAAAACAGGCATCAAAAACGGCAAACATCCTGAAAGAAGTGAGTGTCCATACGCTTCGTCACAGTTTTGCGACGCATCTTCTGGAAGATGGGATGGATATTTTGAGCATCAAAAATCTCCTCGGCCACGAAAGTATTGATACGACGTTGATTTATCTCCAAATTGCACAACTTTCCACACAAAAACTCTTTTCACCGCTCGATACCCTTTTTTCAGAATTTGGGAAGAAATGA
- a CDS encoding AAA family ATPase has protein sequence MLRKFKVSNFKSFEKDFELDLTDVNGYEFNKESIKNGLVNNALVYGHNGVGKSNLALAIFDIIEHLTDKQRNEGVYRNYLNAYCNSDFASFYYEFYINNKIVAYEYKKSDYKTIIYEKLTIDNQDIISFNRETESSASIKLKGTETLKTEIDNKELSILKFVKNNSDLESNEINDTFSKMFSFVERMLYFRSLLDRTYIGLDVGSKHILEDIIKKKNVEDFELFLNNAGIECKLSIVDDIDKKTIAFDFNGKKIPFQDVASTGTSALALFYFWYQNIKNTSEVSFVFIDEFDAFYHHSLSALIIEKLKETGVQFILTTHNTAVITNDLLRPDCYFLMGKKKIQSLSKSTSKELREAHNIEKMYKAGSFYVE, from the coding sequence ATGCTAAGAAAATTTAAAGTTTCAAACTTTAAAAGTTTTGAAAAAGACTTTGAGCTTGATTTAACGGATGTTAATGGCTATGAATTTAATAAAGAATCTATTAAAAATGGATTAGTTAATAATGCTTTAGTATACGGTCATAATGGTGTCGGAAAGTCTAATCTTGCGCTTGCAATTTTTGACATAATTGAACATTTAACAGACAAGCAGCGTAACGAAGGGGTTTATAGAAATTATTTGAATGCATATTGTAATTCAGATTTTGCGTCATTCTATTATGAATTTTACATTAATAATAAAATAGTTGCTTATGAATACAAGAAATCTGATTATAAAACAATTATTTATGAAAAACTCACGATAGACAACCAAGATATAATTTCTTTCAATAGAGAAACTGAAAGTTCTGCTTCAATAAAATTAAAAGGCACAGAAACACTTAAAACTGAAATTGATAATAAAGAATTATCTATCTTAAAGTTTGTTAAAAACAATTCTGACTTGGAATCAAATGAAATCAATGACACTTTTTCTAAAATGTTTTCATTTGTGGAAAGGATGCTTTATTTCAGATCACTTTTAGATAGAACATATATTGGTTTAGATGTTGGAAGTAAGCATATTTTAGAAGATATTATAAAGAAAAAAAATGTTGAAGATTTTGAATTATTCTTAAATAATGCAGGAATTGAATGTAAGCTTTCTATTGTTGATGATATTGATAAAAAAACTATAGCTTTTGACTTTAATGGTAAAAAAATTCCTTTTCAGGATGTAGCTTCAACTGGTACAAGTGCTTTAGCCCTTTTTTATTTTTGGTATCAAAATATAAAAAATACATCTGAAGTATCTTTTGTTTTTATAGATGAATTTGATGCTTTTTATCATCATTCACTTTCTGCATTGATTATAGAAAAGCTAAAAGAAACTGGTGTACAATTTATATTAACCACTCACAATACTGCTGTGATAACTAATGACTTATTAAGACCAGATTGTTATTTTCTAATGGGCAAAAAGAAAATTCAGTCGTTATCAAAAAGCACCTCAAAAGAATTAAGGGAAGCTCATAATATTGAAAAAATGTATAAAGCAGGTTCATTCTATGTCGAATAA